The Proteus vulgaris genome has a segment encoding these proteins:
- the caiF gene encoding DNA-binding transcriptional activator CaiF, protein MCEEYMNKPLYLSIADWVQEQERWVSAKEIAKKFDIPQCNAINIVSYILSDVKEIECETKSVPNQLEGRGCQCQRMIKVSHIDPQLYSRLKGHAQGKSSQSSPEKLATMIPHGLNHEQKWQWMLSKSQRR, encoded by the coding sequence ATGTGTGAAGAATACATGAATAAGCCACTCTATCTGTCAATTGCTGATTGGGTTCAAGAACAAGAGCGTTGGGTAAGCGCAAAAGAGATCGCGAAAAAATTCGATATCCCTCAATGTAATGCGATTAATATCGTTTCTTACATCCTTTCTGATGTGAAAGAAATTGAGTGTGAAACGAAAAGTGTTCCTAATCAACTTGAAGGCAGAGGATGTCAGTGCCAACGAATGATCAAAGTGAGTCATATTGATCCTCAACTCTATTCACGTTTAAAAGGTCATGCTCAAGGAAAAAGTAGTCAAAGCTCACCTGAAAAATTAGCGACGATGATCCCTCATGGGCTCAACCATGAGCAGAAATGGCAATGGATGCTGTCAAAATCACAACGACGCTAA
- the caiD gene encoding carnitinyl-CoA dehydratase: protein MSQSLHLTTRGSVLEIVLDRPKANAIDAKTSHEMGEVFLRFRDDPNLRVAIITGAGERFFSAGWDLKAAAEGEAPDADFGAGGFAGLTELFTLDKPVIAAVNGYAFGGGFELALAADMMVCSDNASFALPEAQLGIVPDSGGVLRLPKRLPPAIVNEMLMTGRRMNADEALRWGIANRVVSVAELMDSARELADQIANSAPLAVAALKEIYRATSELSIEEGYKLMRSGVLKHYPSVLHSEDATEGPLAFAEKRVPEWKGR, encoded by the coding sequence ATGAGCCAATCATTACACCTAACAACGCGTGGTTCAGTACTTGAAATTGTATTAGATAGACCAAAAGCCAATGCTATTGATGCGAAAACCAGCCATGAAATGGGAGAAGTTTTCCTACGTTTTCGTGATGATCCCAACTTACGTGTCGCGATTATTACAGGTGCAGGTGAACGCTTTTTCTCGGCAGGATGGGATTTAAAAGCAGCAGCTGAAGGTGAAGCTCCTGATGCTGATTTCGGCGCAGGCGGTTTTGCGGGGTTAACCGAGCTTTTCACTCTAGATAAACCCGTCATTGCAGCGGTTAACGGCTATGCTTTTGGTGGTGGATTTGAATTAGCACTCGCTGCCGACATGATGGTGTGCTCAGACAACGCTTCTTTTGCGTTACCTGAAGCACAATTAGGTATTGTGCCAGATAGTGGAGGTGTTCTACGTTTACCTAAACGTCTCCCCCCTGCTATCGTCAATGAAATGCTGATGACAGGCCGTCGCATGAATGCAGACGAAGCATTACGTTGGGGTATTGCAAACCGTGTTGTTAGCGTTGCTGAATTAATGGATAGCGCTCGTGAACTCGCAGATCAAATCGCCAATAGCGCCCCACTGGCTGTTGCAGCATTAAAAGAGATTTATCGTGCCACTAGCGAACTTTCTATTGAAGAAGGCTACAAATTAATGCGCAGTGGTGTATTAAAACATTATCCAAGTGTTCTCCATTCAGAAGATGCCACAGAAGGACCACTTGCCTTTGCTGAGAAACGTGTACCTGAATGGAAAGGACGGTAA
- the gbpA gene encoding chitin binding protein — MKKNKLMVFTATLLLSSAGFISTASADVTLKHGYIDTPPSRAFLCSAKGKNLNKDCGPIQYEPQSIEGLKGFPKDGPADGQIASGGKEAFSALNAQSADRWHKVAMKSGENMFKWTLTAKHSTESWRFFITKPGWDVNKPLTRADFDLTPFCQQDDNGKIPTETVEINCNIPERSGYQIILGVWDIADTGNAFYQVIDAEFKK, encoded by the coding sequence ATGAAGAAAAATAAACTTATGGTATTCACTGCAACATTATTACTATCATCAGCGGGTTTTATTTCAACAGCGTCAGCTGATGTGACGTTAAAACATGGATACATTGATACTCCTCCTAGCAGAGCTTTTCTTTGTTCAGCAAAAGGGAAAAATTTAAATAAAGATTGTGGTCCAATACAGTATGAACCTCAATCAATTGAGGGGCTTAAAGGATTTCCTAAAGATGGGCCTGCTGATGGTCAAATTGCTAGTGGTGGGAAAGAAGCTTTTTCTGCTTTAAATGCACAAAGTGCTGATCGTTGGCATAAAGTGGCAATGAAAAGTGGAGAAAATATGTTTAAATGGACATTAACGGCTAAACATAGCACTGAATCATGGCGGTTTTTTATTACGAAACCAGGGTGGGATGTAAATAAACCATTGACCCGTGCTGATTTTGATTTAACACCATTCTGCCAACAAGATGATAATGGCAAAATACCAACAGAAACCGTAGAGATAAATTGTAATATACCAGAGCGCTCAGGTTATCAGATTATTTTAGGCGTTTGGGATATTGCGGATACAGGTAATGCTTTTTATCAAGTTATCGATGCTGAATTTAAAAAATAA
- the fsaA gene encoding fructose-6-phosphate aldolase codes for MEIYLDTADIEEVRKLSQVLPIAGVTTNPSIIAKSAQDIETLLPELKAAMGGKGRVFAQVIASDVDTMVEEALRIGNIADNTVIKIPVTEAGLVAIKQLKQKNMLVLGTAIYSVSQGLMAALAGADYIAPYVHRMDRQGSDGVRVVKELQTLITMHNLPTKILAASFKTPRQVVDCLLAGASSVTLPIELAYSIIRSPVVDDAVNRFSDDWQTAFERRFL; via the coding sequence ATGGAAATCTATTTAGATACAGCGGATATCGAAGAAGTCAGAAAACTCTCTCAAGTTCTTCCTATTGCAGGTGTCACCACCAATCCGTCTATTATTGCTAAATCAGCACAAGATATTGAAACGCTGTTACCTGAATTAAAAGCTGCAATGGGAGGCAAAGGCCGAGTATTTGCACAGGTCATTGCCAGTGATGTCGATACCATGGTTGAAGAAGCATTACGTATTGGCAATATCGCGGATAATACCGTGATTAAAATCCCAGTTACTGAAGCGGGGCTTGTCGCCATTAAACAATTAAAGCAAAAAAATATGCTGGTATTAGGTACCGCGATTTACAGTGTCTCACAAGGGTTAATGGCGGCTTTAGCAGGGGCAGATTATATTGCGCCTTATGTTCACCGAATGGATAGACAAGGCTCTGATGGGGTAAGGGTTGTCAAAGAATTACAAACCTTAATTACTATGCATAATTTACCGACTAAAATCTTAGCAGCGAGTTTTAAAACACCAAGACAAGTTGTTGATTGTTTATTAGCGGGGGCTTCTTCGGTAACATTACCGATTGAGCTTGCTTACTCTATTATTCGCTCACCAGTTGTGGATGATGCGGTAAATAGATTTTCGGATGATTGGCAAACTGCATTTGAGCGTCGTTTTTTATAA
- a CDS encoding Uncharacterized conserved protein has product MLNKQLHTRTPTVVVHDNRGSAIREISYCRHPDTVNQTDERITRHHYHARGYLERSIDARLYETQQSNSAIQPNIQQTVSLGGAIAVSQGIDNGTSFSLNDIEGTVSQQINAKGTVTTYEYSEPSVERYLEQVKEGKLGNSDTKVIQKFKWGQGNASELIDTNQVGKCIEHFDTAGKKTYSNYSLLGHVIAETQQLHMGSVIDWNSSREVNDIQQAEKFTTQYTYDATGVVLEETDAKGNKRRIAYDIAGFVKQSWLTLKGQSEQVILRALTYSATGQKLCEEQGNGLVTTYEYEPETQRLLNVKTQRPQGHALGAKIMQDLRYEYDPVGNIICLKNDAEATRYWRNQKIVPENRYIYDSLYQLVSATGRESANQKTPASIQSQTITTLVKDAQSYTNYTRLYAYDRGGNLTQIRHNSAIAQQSFTQDITISNKTNRALLKSQCSDPKQVDSYFDESGNLTQLLNGDAIIWDSRNHLKATKEIMESGHLSEGETYQYNSASQRMTKIRGRKTAGGDLERVTTHYLPNIEQWDVSTNSVIEKYAVVQIQAGTSAKVRALCWEIGTPKGIENNSLRYSYDDGIGNSGLETDGKGQLISYEEYYPYGGTAIWSSENAVEADYKTIRYSGKEKDATGMYYYGYRYYQPWIGRWLSADPAGTIDGLNLYRMVRNNPVTLHDPDGRIPLKEDTLASTSTSEAANLSETSANTLNTHHFVNKLPTEYKELTGYKKGFKYGISELGKYFKIISTPDHQSEQLVITSHGGYFPWHNEISPPEGTTLDFLNPHKTYLADPKISNLATGKNKTFVSITSEDTIPKKQNAVEILNSRGLWGLSGSHSKGKVKDYALSKYEDDTIESVATALSSNRDFAIMDSNTVRSDFLIVRNRKDIKSLLANVTLGSVLKELEKNDINYKNIVCGFCRGAILSHNETYNVKSSRSL; this is encoded by the coding sequence ATGTTAAATAAACAATTACACACAAGAACACCAACGGTGGTGGTTCATGATAATCGAGGATCGGCTATTCGAGAAATTAGCTATTGCCGTCATCCTGATACGGTTAACCAAACGGATGAACGTATTACGCGTCACCATTATCATGCTCGCGGTTATTTAGAACGCAGTATTGATGCAAGATTGTATGAAACACAACAATCAAATTCAGCAATACAACCGAATATTCAACAAACAGTGAGTTTAGGTGGCGCGATTGCTGTATCTCAAGGGATTGATAATGGTACAAGCTTTAGTCTTAATGATATTGAGGGTACCGTTTCACAACAGATTAATGCAAAAGGTACGGTGACAACGTATGAATATTCTGAGCCCAGCGTTGAGCGATATTTAGAGCAAGTCAAAGAAGGAAAATTAGGGAATTCAGACACGAAGGTTATTCAGAAATTTAAATGGGGACAAGGAAACGCGAGTGAGTTAATCGATACCAATCAAGTGGGAAAATGTATTGAACACTTTGATACGGCAGGTAAAAAAACGTATAGCAATTATTCTCTCTTGGGGCATGTTATTGCAGAAACACAACAATTGCATATGGGCAGTGTTATTGATTGGAATTCAAGTCGTGAAGTAAATGATATTCAACAAGCTGAAAAATTTACCACTCAATATACTTATGATGCGACAGGGGTTGTATTAGAAGAAACCGATGCAAAGGGGAATAAACGCCGTATTGCCTATGATATTGCAGGCTTTGTTAAGCAATCTTGGTTGACCTTAAAAGGACAATCAGAACAAGTGATTTTACGCGCTTTAACCTATTCTGCTACGGGGCAAAAATTATGTGAAGAGCAGGGTAATGGCTTAGTCACCACTTATGAATATGAGCCTGAAACGCAACGTTTACTGAATGTCAAAACACAGCGTCCTCAAGGTCATGCATTAGGTGCGAAGATCATGCAAGATCTGCGTTATGAGTACGATCCCGTCGGCAATATTATCTGTCTGAAAAATGATGCTGAAGCGACTCGCTACTGGCGTAATCAGAAAATCGTGCCTGAAAATCGTTATATCTATGACTCTCTGTATCAATTAGTGAGTGCAACAGGCCGTGAATCTGCCAATCAAAAAACACCTGCATCAATCCAATCTCAAACCATTACCACGTTGGTCAAAGATGCACAAAGTTATACCAATTACACGCGTTTATACGCTTATGACAGAGGCGGTAATTTAACGCAAATCCGTCATAACTCCGCTATTGCGCAACAAAGCTTTACCCAAGATATAACCATATCTAATAAAACTAATCGGGCATTACTTAAATCACAATGTTCTGATCCGAAGCAAGTCGATAGCTATTTTGATGAGAGCGGTAATTTAACCCAGCTTCTTAATGGTGATGCCATTATTTGGGATAGCCGTAATCATTTGAAAGCCACAAAAGAGATAATGGAAAGTGGGCATTTGTCTGAGGGTGAAACTTATCAATATAACAGTGCGAGCCAACGTATGACGAAAATACGTGGGCGTAAAACTGCTGGCGGTGATTTAGAAAGAGTCACTACGCACTATTTACCGAATATTGAACAATGGGACGTGAGTACAAATTCTGTGATAGAGAAATATGCCGTTGTACAAATTCAAGCAGGCACGAGTGCAAAAGTCAGAGCATTGTGTTGGGAAATTGGCACACCGAAAGGAATTGAAAATAACTCACTGCGTTATAGCTATGATGACGGTATTGGCAACAGTGGATTAGAAACCGATGGTAAAGGGCAATTAATTAGCTATGAAGAGTATTACCCTTATGGTGGCACTGCGATTTGGTCTAGCGAAAATGCAGTAGAGGCTGATTACAAAACCATTCGTTATTCAGGTAAAGAAAAAGACGCTACGGGTATGTATTACTACGGTTATCGTTATTATCAACCGTGGATTGGTCGCTGGTTAAGTGCCGACCCAGCCGGTACGATTGATGGGCTAAATTTATACCGAATGGTGCGTAATAACCCTGTGACATTGCATGATCCGGATGGACGAATACCATTAAAAGAAGATACTTTAGCATCTACAAGTACAAGTGAAGCGGCTAATTTATCAGAAACATCTGCGAATACTTTAAATACTCATCATTTTGTTAATAAGTTACCAACAGAATATAAAGAATTAACAGGATATAAAAAAGGCTTTAAATATGGGATTAGTGAATTAGGTAAATATTTTAAAATAATATCGACACCAGACCATCAATCAGAACAATTAGTGATTACATCACATGGTGGATATTTCCCTTGGCACAATGAAATTTCTCCGCCAGAAGGGACTACATTAGATTTCTTAAATCCACATAAAACGTATTTAGCTGATCCTAAAATATCTAACTTAGCGACAGGAAAAAATAAAACATTTGTTTCTATTACGAGTGAAGACACTATTCCGAAAAAACAAAATGCGGTTGAGATTTTAAATAGTCGAGGATTATGGGGGTTATCAGGTAGCCATTCAAAAGGAAAAGTAAAGGACTACGCATTATCAAAATATGAAGATGATACGATTGAATCCGTCGCTACGGCATTATCTTCAAATAGAGATTTTGCAATAATGGATAGTAATACGGTGAGATCTGATTTTCTAATTGTCAGAAATAGGAAAGATATAAAGAGCTTATTAGCAAATGTAACATTAGGAAGTGTTTTAAAAGAATTAGAAAAAAATGATATCAATTATAAAAATATCGTTTGTGGTTTTTGCCGAGGTGCAATACTGAGTCACAATGAAACTTATAATGTGAAATCCTCACGTTCTCTTTAG
- a CDS encoding Protein of uncharacterised function (DUF2570) — translation MSLTWLLRWGLKGGVLLVILTTLLVIRYQHNQINRLSEQNSQLEYQQSTLQSQLMQWHEQAEKISETLTHQQKEQHYLEEENHAIRQELRLLLAQTPCANESVPDAVIQLQQNTLNRR, via the coding sequence ATGAGTCTAACCTGGCTTCTACGCTGGGGATTAAAAGGAGGCGTGTTGTTAGTCATTCTGACCACGCTTCTGGTGATCCGCTATCAGCACAACCAAATTAATCGACTTTCAGAACAAAATAGTCAGCTTGAATATCAACAAAGTACATTGCAATCACAATTAATGCAATGGCACGAGCAAGCGGAAAAAATCTCTGAAACGCTCACTCATCAACAAAAGGAGCAACACTATTTAGAGGAAGAAAATCATGCAATACGCCAAGAATTACGGCTACTTCTGGCTCAAACGCCTTGTGCTAATGAGTCTGTGCCTGACGCTGTTATCCAGTTGCAGCAAAACACCCTTAACCGTCGTTAA
- the caiE gene encoding carnitine operon protein CaiE has product MSIYAFEGLVPVVHPTAYIHPSAVLIGDVIIGAGVYIGPLASLRGDYGRLIVEAGANLQDGCVMHGYTDMDTIVRENGHIGHVAILHSCIIGRDSLVGMNSVIMDGAVIGEESIVAAMSFVKAGFQGQPRQMLIGSPAKHLRDITDQEMEWKRMNTREYQDLTVRCHQSLVETMPLAAPEPNRPRLRGTTDVKPKGQ; this is encoded by the coding sequence ATGAGTATCTACGCGTTTGAAGGTCTTGTTCCTGTAGTACATCCAACCGCCTATATTCACCCATCTGCGGTATTAATTGGTGATGTCATTATTGGCGCGGGTGTTTATATTGGCCCATTAGCCTCATTAAGAGGGGATTATGGACGCTTAATTGTTGAAGCAGGTGCTAACCTTCAAGATGGTTGTGTCATGCATGGTTATACAGATATGGATACCATAGTAAGAGAAAATGGACACATCGGACACGTAGCGATCCTTCATAGTTGTATTATCGGGCGTGACAGCTTAGTCGGCATGAATAGCGTGATTATGGATGGAGCCGTGATTGGTGAAGAAAGCATTGTAGCGGCAATGAGCTTTGTAAAAGCGGGTTTTCAAGGACAACCTCGCCAAATGTTAATTGGCAGTCCTGCCAAACATTTGCGCGATATTACTGATCAAGAGATGGAATGGAAGCGCATGAACACGCGTGAATATCAAGATCTCACAGTACGTTGCCACCAAAGCTTAGTCGAAACAATGCCACTAGCCGCGCCTGAACCTAATCGTCCACGTTTACGAGGCACTACAGACGTTAAACCTAAAGGTCAGTAA
- the caiB_2 gene encoding crotonobetainyl-CoA:carnitine CoA-transferase: MTEHLPMPQFGPLSGVRVVFSGIEIAGPFSGQMFAEWGAEVIWIENVAWADTIRVQPHYPQLSRRNLHALSLNIFKDEGRDAFLKLMETTDIFIEASKGPAFARRGITDEVLWEHNPKLVIAHLSGFGQYGDPQYTNLPAYNTIAQAFSGYLIQNGDKDQPMPAFPYTADYFSGMTATTSALAALYKVQQTGKGESIDIAMYEVMLRMGQYFMMDYFNGGEICPRMTKGKDPYYAGCGLYRCQDGYIVMEVVGITQIEEIFKDIGLAHLLGTPEVPEGTQLIHRINCPHGQLFEDKLDEWLAKQPITEVLKRLSELNIASAKVLTIPELEDNPQYIARESITEWQTMNGETCKGPNVMPKFKNNPGKIWRGMPSHGMDTDAILKNIGYSDEQIRGLVDKGLAKIEK; this comes from the coding sequence ATGACAGAACATTTACCAATGCCACAATTCGGCCCACTTTCAGGGGTTCGTGTTGTGTTTTCAGGAATTGAAATTGCAGGGCCATTTTCAGGACAAATGTTTGCAGAATGGGGTGCTGAAGTGATTTGGATTGAAAACGTTGCATGGGCTGACACCATCCGCGTTCAACCTCACTACCCTCAACTTTCTCGCCGTAATCTTCATGCACTATCGTTAAATATCTTTAAAGACGAAGGTCGTGATGCGTTTTTAAAATTAATGGAAACAACCGATATCTTTATCGAAGCCAGTAAAGGCCCAGCTTTTGCACGCCGTGGTATTACTGATGAAGTATTGTGGGAGCATAATCCTAAATTGGTTATTGCGCATTTATCGGGGTTTGGTCAATACGGTGATCCGCAATATACCAACCTACCCGCTTATAACACCATCGCTCAGGCCTTTAGTGGTTACCTTATTCAAAACGGTGACAAAGATCAGCCAATGCCAGCCTTCCCTTATACCGCAGATTATTTCTCAGGAATGACAGCAACCACTTCCGCGTTAGCTGCACTGTATAAAGTCCAACAAACAGGCAAAGGTGAAAGTATTGATATTGCTATGTATGAAGTGATGTTGCGCATGGGGCAATACTTCATGATGGATTATTTCAATGGGGGCGAAATTTGTCCTCGAATGACCAAAGGAAAAGATCCGTACTACGCAGGCTGTGGGCTTTACCGTTGCCAAGATGGTTATATCGTGATGGAAGTTGTCGGTATCACGCAAATTGAAGAAATTTTCAAAGATATCGGCCTGGCTCATCTGCTTGGTACACCTGAAGTGCCGGAAGGTACTCAACTTATTCACCGTATTAATTGCCCTCATGGCCAATTATTTGAAGACAAGTTAGATGAATGGTTAGCCAAACAGCCTATCACTGAGGTCCTTAAACGCCTTTCAGAACTCAATATTGCCAGTGCCAAAGTACTCACCATTCCAGAGCTTGAAGATAATCCGCAATATATCGCGCGTGAATCGATCACCGAATGGCAAACCATGAATGGCGAAACCTGCAAAGGACCAAATGTGATGCCGAAATTTAAAAATAATCCGGGAAAAATCTGGCGTGGAATGCCGTCTCACGGCATGGACACTGACGCGATATTGAAAAATATCGGATATAGCGATGAACAAATCAGGGGGCTAGTCGATAAGGGGCTGGCTAAAATCGAAAAGTAA
- the caiC gene encoding putative crotonobetaine/carnitine-CoA ligase codes for MDVIGKQNLRQMWDDLAEVYSTKTALIFGSAQGQERQFSYSELNEEINRTANLFHAGGIKKGDHVALHLDNCPEFFFCWFGLAKIGAVMVPINARFMHEESAWIINHCQAHYVVTCDNFYPIYQPMLQDEQNPLTQLFLITENNLPVEKGVIDFLKEKAKHPITLNHYTPLSVDDTAEILFTSGTTSQPKGVVITHYNLRFAGYYSSWQNALREDDVYLTVMPAFHIDCQCTASLAAFSVGATFVLLEKYSARAFWKQIIKYQATVTECIPMMMRTLMAQPISSEEKQHKLREVMFYLNLSDEEKDAFIERFKVRLLTSYGMTETIVGLIGDRPGDKRRWPSIGRPGFCYQAQIRDKQNNEVPDGVVGEICVKGEPGKTLFKEYYNRPDATAKALEPEGWLHTGDYGYRDDEGFFYFVDRSCNMIKRGGENVSCVEIENIISSHPKIQDVAVIGVPDNIRDEAIKAFVVLVENETLSEEEFFHFCEQSMAKFKVPSALEFREGLPRNCSGKVIKKHLK; via the coding sequence ATGGATGTGATTGGCAAACAAAACTTACGTCAAATGTGGGATGATTTGGCAGAGGTTTATAGTACAAAAACAGCGCTAATTTTTGGATCCGCACAAGGACAAGAGAGACAATTTAGCTACAGTGAATTAAATGAAGAGATAAACAGAACCGCAAATCTTTTCCATGCTGGTGGCATAAAAAAAGGCGACCATGTTGCCTTGCATCTTGATAACTGCCCTGAATTTTTCTTTTGCTGGTTTGGGCTGGCAAAAATAGGCGCTGTCATGGTGCCTATTAATGCGCGATTTATGCATGAAGAGAGCGCATGGATAATCAACCACTGCCAAGCCCACTACGTGGTCACATGCGATAATTTCTACCCTATTTATCAACCTATGCTACAGGATGAACAAAACCCTTTAACGCAGTTGTTTTTAATAACAGAAAACAATCTCCCTGTTGAAAAAGGGGTTATCGACTTTTTAAAAGAGAAAGCCAAGCACCCTATTACGCTTAATCATTACACCCCATTAAGTGTGGATGATACGGCTGAAATTCTTTTTACCTCAGGCACAACCTCTCAACCTAAAGGCGTTGTTATCACACACTATAACTTACGCTTTGCCGGTTATTATTCATCATGGCAAAACGCCTTACGGGAAGATGACGTTTATCTTACTGTAATGCCTGCTTTTCATATTGATTGCCAATGCACGGCTTCCCTCGCGGCATTTTCAGTGGGTGCTACCTTTGTATTGTTAGAAAAATACAGTGCTAGAGCCTTTTGGAAACAGATAATTAAATACCAAGCAACGGTAACAGAATGTATTCCAATGATGATGAGAACTTTAATGGCCCAACCCATTTCATCAGAAGAAAAGCAACACAAATTACGCGAAGTGATGTTCTACCTTAATCTCTCAGATGAAGAAAAAGACGCCTTTATTGAACGCTTTAAGGTTCGATTACTCACCTCTTATGGCATGACAGAAACCATTGTTGGTTTAATTGGTGACAGGCCTGGCGATAAACGCCGTTGGCCATCAATTGGCAGACCGGGTTTTTGCTATCAAGCCCAAATTAGAGACAAACAAAATAACGAAGTCCCTGATGGGGTGGTAGGTGAGATTTGCGTAAAAGGTGAACCAGGAAAAACCTTATTCAAAGAGTATTACAATCGACCTGATGCAACAGCCAAAGCGCTAGAGCCAGAAGGTTGGTTACATACGGGTGATTATGGTTATCGTGATGACGAAGGCTTTTTCTATTTTGTTGATCGCAGTTGCAATATGATCAAACGCGGGGGTGAAAACGTCTCTTGCGTTGAGATTGAAAACATCATTTCTTCACACCCTAAAATTCAAGATGTGGCTGTAATAGGTGTCCCTGACAACATTCGTGATGAAGCGATCAAGGCCTTTGTGGTGCTGGTCGAGAATGAAACCTTGAGTGAAGAAGAGTTTTTCCATTTCTGTGAGCAAAGTATGGCGAAATTTAAAGTTCCCAGTGCTCTTGAATTTAGAGAGGGTTTACCACGTAACTGCTCCGGAAAAGTGATTAAAAAGCATTTGAAATAA
- the cwlK gene encoding phage protein gives MSTYTLSQRSQNNLKGVHQDLVQVVHHALTLSEYDFVVIEGLRSFVRQKVLMKEGKSKTLNSRHLTGHAVDIVPLVNGSIPWHDWSAFESVSKAMKQAAHQLGVSMNWGGDWVSFRDGPHYELSREVYS, from the coding sequence ATGAGTACGTATACATTAAGTCAACGTAGTCAAAACAACTTAAAAGGTGTGCATCAAGATTTAGTGCAAGTGGTTCATCATGCACTGACATTGAGTGAATATGATTTTGTGGTTATCGAAGGGCTACGCTCATTCGTGCGCCAAAAAGTGCTAATGAAAGAAGGCAAAAGCAAAACACTCAATAGCCGTCATTTAACGGGTCATGCTGTAGATATTGTACCGTTAGTGAATGGCTCGATCCCTTGGCATGATTGGTCTGCGTTTGAATCTGTATCAAAAGCGATGAAACAAGCGGCACATCAATTGGGTGTTTCAATGAATTGGGGCGGTGATTGGGTATCGTTTCGTGATGGCCCTCATTATGAGCTGTCTAGAGAGGTATATTCATGA